A genomic region of Magnolia sinica isolate HGM2019 chromosome 6, MsV1, whole genome shotgun sequence contains the following coding sequences:
- the LOC131248965 gene encoding glutathione reductase, chloroplastic: protein MATSLGAPKLSFSPSTLHTLCKKFPISPHLKPYSLDFNPFPFKSLKFSTNRHLFCPYRRFVARAESVNGAEPLHFDFDLFTIGAGSGGVRASRFAANYGFSVAVCELPFATVSSESAGGIGGTCVLRGCVPKKLLVYSSKYTHDFEESRGFGWSYEAEPKHDWSTLMANKNAELQRLTGIYKNILKNAGVTLLEGRGKIVDPHTVDVDGKLYTARHILISVGGRPFIPDIPGNEYAIDSDAALDLPSKPDKIAIVGGGYIAVEFAGIFNGLRSEVHVFIRQKKVLRGFDEEIRDFVGEQMSLSGIEFHTEETPQAIQKSADGLLSLKTNKGTIDGFSHVMFATGRRPNTKNLGLGAVGVKMSKTGAVEVNEYSQTSVDSIWAVGDVTDRINLTPVALMEGGAFAKTVFGNEPTKPDYRSVPSAVFSQPPIGQVGLTEEQAIQQYGDIDVYTANFRPLKATLSGLPDRVLMKVIVCANTNRVLGVHMCGDDSPEIIQGIAIAVKAGLTKADFDSTVGIHPTSAEEFVTMRTPTRKIRKDAQSEGKSNAEKATTGV from the exons ATGGCTACCTCTCTTGGAGCTCCAAAACTCTCCTTTTCGCCTTCAACACTCCATACACTCTGCAAGAAATTCCCAATCTCTCCCCATCTCAAACCCTACTCACTAGATTTTAATCCCTTCCCTTTCAAGTCTCTCAAATTCTCTACAAATCGGCATCTCTTTTGCCCGTATCGGCGCTTCGTCGCCCGTGCGGAATCCGTCAATGGGGCGGAGCCCCTGCACTTCGATTTCGATCTCTTCACCATCGGTGCTGGCAGCGGTGGCGTCCGTGCTTCACGTTTTGCGGCAAATTACGGTTTCTCGGTCGCCGTCTGCGAGCTTCCGTTCGCCACGGTGTCTTCTGAGAGTGCCGGTGGCATTGGTGGAAC TTGTGTACTTCGGGGATGTGTGCCGAAGAAGCTACTTGTTTATTCATCCAAATATACCCACGATTTTGAAGAGAGTCGAGGCTTTGGATGGAGCTACGAAGCCGAGCCTAAGCATGACTGGAGCACTCTGATGGCCAACAAGAATGCTGAGTTGCAGCGCCTGACTGGGATTTACAAGAATATTTTGAAAAACGCTGGTGTAACATTACTTGAAGGTCGTGGAAAG ATTGTGGATCCACATACTGTCGATGTCGACGGGAAACTATACACTGCAAGACACATACTCATTTCAGTTGGTGGACgacctttcattcctgacattcCTGGAAATGAGTATGCAATTGACTCTGATGCTGCCCTGGATTTGCCCTCGAAACCTGATAAGATTGCGATAGTAGGGGGTGGGTATATTGCTGTGGAGTTCGCAGGTATTTTCAATGGACTGAGGAGTGAAGTTCATGTATTTATTCGGCAGAAAAAGGTTTTGAGAGGCTTTGATGAGGAG ATTAGAGATTTTGTAGGTGAGCAGATGTCTCTAAGCGGAATTGAGTTTCACACTGAGGAAACTCCTCAAGCTATCCAAAAATCAGCAGATGGTTTGCTGTCACTGAAGACGAACAAAGGAACTATTGATGGTTTCTCACATGTCATGTTTGCCACAGGGCGTAGACCAAACACAAAG AACTTGGGATTGGGGGCTGTCGGGGTCAAAATGTCAAAGACTGGCGCAGTAGAG GTCAATGAATACTCACAGACATCAGTTGATTCCATTTGGGCTGTTGGTGACGTTACGGACAGGATAAATTTGACTCCAGTTGCATTGATGGAAGGAGGAGCATTTGCAAAAACCGTCTTTGGCAATGAACCGACAAAACCAGATTACAG ATCTGTACCTTCAGCTGTGTTTTCACAACCGCCGATAGGACAAGTTGGTCTTACTGAAGAACAG GCAATCCAACAATATGGTGACATTGATGTCTACACGGCGAACTTCAGGCCTCTGAAGGCCACACTTTCTGGGCTCCCTGATCGGGTCCTGATGAAAGTTATTGTATGTGCAAACACAAACAGAGTTCTAGGGGTACACATGTGTGGAGATGACTCACCAGAGATTATTCAG GGTATTGCAATTGCTGTGAAAGCTGGATTGACTAAGGCAGATTTTGATTCCACGGTTGGCATTCACCCTACATCTGCGGAGGAGTTTGTTACAATGAGGACTCCAACTCGGAAAATTCGAAAGGATGCTCAGTCTGAG GGAAAGTCCAATGCTGAAAAAGCAACAACAGGAGTCTAG